Proteins from a single region of Pyrus communis chromosome 6, drPyrComm1.1, whole genome shotgun sequence:
- the LOC137737157 gene encoding probable splicing factor 3A subunit 1 encodes MIGSILPLPAPPSDGDLGPLPESQVTELSQDENQLNEELSKANSTSVATHTRAIGIIHPPPDIRNIVDKTAQFVAKNGPEFEKRIMANNTGNAKFSFLISTDPYHAYYQHRLSEFRAQNQSSGQQPSTQPADSASPESAPPAPAADGEAGTPKPDPSAQFRPVRKVLEPPQAEEYTVRLPEGITGEELDIIKLTAQFAARNGKTFLQGLTSREMNNHQFHFLKPMHSMFTFFTSLADAYSKVLMPPENLQDKLKKSVADMTTVLERCVHRLEWERSQEQARQKAEDEIEQERIQMAMIDWHDFVVVETIDFADDEDEDLPPPMTLEEVIRRSKVADMEEDIVEPGKEVEMEMDEEEMQLVEEGLRTARLEENDDEKRNENMVTEDPEPPMRIVKNWKRPEDRIPAERDPTKYVISPITGELIPINEMSEHMRISLIDPKYKEQKERMFAKIRETTLAQDDEISRNIVGLARTRPDIFGTTEEEVSNAVKAEIEKKKDEQPKQVIWDGHTGSIGRTANQAMSQNINGEDQNDGLNNDARNLPGPAAPPPKPGVPSIRPLPPPPGLALNLPRPPNTVQYSAPTSGGLPAPPPRPPVVQYQSIRPPGPPMPMSSGQQPLMLNRPPPMHPSMSMNAPAISVPPPPGSQFTPMQVPRPYMPLPVPPPTMQMMPPPPLPQGMPPPPPEEAPPPLPEEPEPKRQKLDDSMLIPEDQFLAQHPGPVRITVSVPNVDEGNLKGQLLEISVQSLSETVGSLKEKISGEIQLPANKQKLSGKPGFLKDNMSLAYYNVGAAETLTLSLRERGGRKR; translated from the exons ATGATAGGGTCCATTTTGCCCTTACCGGCTCCTCCTTCTGATGGAGACCTTGGGCCTCTTCCGGAATCCCAAGTGACTGAACTTAGTCAGGATGAGAACCAATTGAACGAGGAGCTGAGCAAAGCCAACTCTACTTCAGTTGCAACGCATACCAGGGCTATTGGTATCATACATCCTCCTCCAGACATTAGAAACATTGTTGACAAAACTGCCCAATTTGTGGCAAAGAATGGACCAGAGTTTGAGAAAAGGATTATGGCTAATAATACCGGAAATGCAAAGTTCAGTTTCTTGATTTCGACAGATCCCTACCATGCATATTATCAACATCGGTTGTCTGAattccgtgcccagaatcagtCTTCTGGACAGCAACCATCTACACAGCCTGCAGATTCTGCTTCACCTGAGTCTGCCCCACCAGCTCCAGCTGCAGATGGTGAAGCAGGAACCCCAAAGCCTGATCCCTCTGCCCAGTTTAGACCTGTTCGCAAAGTGCTCGAACCACCACAAGCTGAGGAGTATACTGTTCGTCTTCCTGAAGGTATTACCGGGGAAGAGTTGGATATTATTAAGCTCACAGCGCAGTTTGCAGCtcgaaatgggaaaacatttttgcaaggattGACAAGCAGGGAAATGAATAACCACCAGTTCCATTTTCTGAAGCCTATGCATAGCATGTTCACATTTTTCACTTCTCTGGCTGATGCATATTCTAAGGTGTTGATGCCTCCGGAGAATTTGCAAGATAAGCTTAAGAAAAGTGTTGCAGACATGACAACTGTGCTCGAAAGGTGTGTCCATCGACTGGAGTGGGAGCGTTCACAAGAGCAGGCAAGACAGAAGGCTGAAGATGAGATTGAGCAGGAAAGAATACAAATGGCTATGATTGATTGGCATGATTTTGTTGTGGTTGAAACAATAGACTTTGCAGATGATGAGGATGAGGATTTACCTCCTCCGATGACCCTTGAGGAGGTTATAAGGAGAAGCAAGGTTGCCGATATGGAAGAGGACATTGTTGAGCCTGGTAAGGAGGTGGAAATGGAAATGGATGAAGAAGAGATGCAACTTGTTGAAGAGGGCTTGAGGACAGCCAGACTTGAAGAGAATGATGATGAAAAGAGGAACGAGAATATGGTGACAGAGGATCCAGAACCACCAATGAGAATTGTGAAGAACTGGAAGAGACCTGAGGACAGGATCCCTGCAGAAAGAGACCCAACAAAGTATGTCATTTCCCCAATCACTGGAGAGCTCATCCCTATCAATGAGATGTCTGAACACATGAGGATTTCTCTCATTGATCCAAAATACAAAGAGCAAAAGGAAAGGATGTTTGCTAAGATTCGGGAGACTACTCTTGCTCAAGATGATGAAATCTCAAGAAACATTGTGGGCCTTGCACGAACCCGTCCTGATATTTTTGGTACCACAGAGGAAGAAGTGTCTAATGCTGTCAAGGCTGAgattgagaaaaagaaagatgagcAACCAAAGCAAGTCATCTGGGATGGTCACACTGGAAGTATTGGCCGCACAGCAAATCAAGCAATGTCGCAGAATATCAATGGagaggaccaaaatgatggtcTTAACAATGATGCTAGGAACCTTCCTGGTCCTGCAGCTCCTCCTCCAAAGCCTGGTGTGCCTTCAATTCGTCCTCTTCCTCCACCACCTGGTCTTGCCTTGAATCTACCTCGTCCTCCAAACACAGTCCAGTATTCTGCTCCAACTAGTGGCGGTCTCCCTGCACCTCCACCAAGGCCCCCGGTTGTCCAATATCAATCAATTCGACCACCTGGACCCCCAATGCCCATGAGTTCTGGACAGCAGCCCCTTATGCTCAATCGACCACCTCCTATGCATCCATCCATGTCTATGAATGCACCTGCTATTTCTGTACCACCTCCACCTGGTTCTCAGTTTACACCAATGCAAGTTCCCCGACCTTATATGCCTCTTCCTGTTCCTCCACCTACAATGCAAATGATGCCACCCCCACCTTTGCCTCAGGGAATGCCTCCACCACCACCCGAAGAAGCTCCTCCACCGCTTCCAGAAGAACCTGAGCCAAAGCGGCAGAAGCTTGATGATTCAATGCTTATTCCAGAAGATCAGTTTCTGGCACAGCATCCG GGACCTGTTCGCATCACAGTATCTGTGCCCAATGTTGATGAAGGTAATCTAAAGGGACAACTTTTGGAGATCTCGGTGCAGTCTTTATCAGAAACTGTTGGTAGTTTGAAAGAGAAAATTTCTGGGGAGATCCAGCTTCCAGCAAACAAACAGAAGTTGAGTGGAAAACCTGGTTTTCTCAAGGACAACATGTCACTTGCATATTACAATGTTGGAGCAGCTGAAACACTTACTCTTTCATTGAGGGAGCGTGGTGGAAGAAAGAGATGA